The region CTACAATTCCCCTTCGTGTTCTTCGTCCCTGTCCCCACGGGCGGCCGTGGCCGTCCACAAGAGAGAGTGTGAGAGTGCTCGTACTCGTCGCTCCCGGCCAGGGCGCTCAGACGCCTGGCTTCCTGACCCCTTGGCTCGATCTCCCCGGTGCCGCCGACCGCCTCGCCGCGTGGTCGGACGCCATCGGGCTCGACCTTGCCCGCTACGGCACCCAGGCAGACGCGGACGAGATCCGGAACACGGCTGTCGCGCAGCCGCTCCTGGTCGCCGCCGGTCTCCTCTCCGCCGCCGCGCTCGGTGACGTCGCCGAGCTCGGCCCCGGTGCCGTCGCCGGTCACAGCGTCGGTGAGATCACCGCCGCCGCGTTCGCGGGCGTGCTCGACGCCACGGCCGCGCTGAAGCTCGTGCGCACCCGGGGTCTGGCGATGGCCGAGGCCGCCGCGATCACCGAGACCGGTATGTCGGCGCTGCTCGGCGGGGACCCCGAGACCACGGTCCCGCACCTGGAGAAGCTCGGCCTGACCCCGGCGAACGTGAACGGCGGGGGCCAGATCGTGGCCGCCGGCACGCTGGAGCAGCTGGCCGCCCTGGAGGCGGACAAGCCCGAGGGCGTCCGCCGCGTGGTGGCCCTGAAGGTCGCCGGCGCGTTCCACACGCACCACATGGCACCCGCGGTCGAGACGCTGGCACGAGCCGCCGAGGCCCTGAGCCCCGTGGACCCGAAGATCGCGTACGTCTCGAACAAGGACGGCAAGGCCGTCACGACCGGCGCCGAGGTCGTGCAGCGACTGGTCGGCCAGGTCGCGAACCCGGTTCGCTGGGACCTGTGCATGGAGACCTTCCAGGAGCTCGGCGCGACCGCGCTGATCGAGGTCTGCCCGGGCGGCACCCTCACCGGACTCGCCAAGCGCGCGCTGCCGGGTGTGAAGACCCTGGCGCTGAAGACCCCCGACGACCTCGACGCGGCTCGCGAGCTCATCGCCGAGCACGCCTCCGCCTAAGGAGCCGACAGAGCATGTCGAAGATCAGGCCCAGCAAGGGCGCCCCGTACGCGCGGATCCTGGGTGTGGGCGGCTACCGTCCTGTCCGGGTCGTGCCGAACGAGGTGATCCTCGAGACGATCGACTCCTCCGACGAGTGGATCCGCTCGCGCTCCGGCATCGAGACCCGGCACTGGGCCTCCGACGAGGAGACCGTCGCCGCGATGTCGATCGAGGCGTCCGGCAAGGCCATCGCCGATGCCGGGATCAACGCCGACCAGATCGGCGCCGTGGTCGTCTCGACCGTCTCGCACTTCAGCCAGACTCCGGCCGTCGCGACGGAGATCGCCGACAAGCTCGGCACGCAGAAGGCCGCCGCCTTCGACATCTCGGCCGGCTGCGCGGGCTTCGGCTACGGCCTCACGCTCGCCAAGGGCATCATCGTCGAGGGTTCGGCGGAGTACGTCCTCGTCATCGGCGTGGAGCGGCTGTCCGACCTGACCGACCTGGAGGACCGTGCGACGGCCTTCCTGTTCGGTGACGGCGCGGGCGCGGTCGTCGTGGGCCCCTCCGAGGAGCCGCACATCGGCCCGACCGTGTGGGGCAGCGAGGGCGACAAGGCCGGCACGATCAAGCAGACCGTGCCGTGGGACCGTTTCCGCATCGGCGACGTGTCGGAGCTTCCGCTCGACTCCAAGGGCGAGGTCAAGTTCCCTGCGATCACGCAGGAGGGCCAGGCGGTGTTCCGCTGGGCCGTGTTCGAGATGGCGAAGGTCGCCCAGCAGGCGCTGGACGCGGCCGGAATCACCGCGGACGACCTGGACGTCTTCATTCCCCACCAGGCCAACGAGCGGATCATCGA is a window of Streptomyces sp. NBC_00271 DNA encoding:
- a CDS encoding ACP S-malonyltransferase, which translates into the protein MLVLVAPGQGAQTPGFLTPWLDLPGAADRLAAWSDAIGLDLARYGTQADADEIRNTAVAQPLLVAAGLLSAAALGDVAELGPGAVAGHSVGEITAAAFAGVLDATAALKLVRTRGLAMAEAAAITETGMSALLGGDPETTVPHLEKLGLTPANVNGGGQIVAAGTLEQLAALEADKPEGVRRVVALKVAGAFHTHHMAPAVETLARAAEALSPVDPKIAYVSNKDGKAVTTGAEVVQRLVGQVANPVRWDLCMETFQELGATALIEVCPGGTLTGLAKRALPGVKTLALKTPDDLDAARELIAEHASA
- a CDS encoding ketoacyl-ACP synthase III, whose amino-acid sequence is MSKIRPSKGAPYARILGVGGYRPVRVVPNEVILETIDSSDEWIRSRSGIETRHWASDEETVAAMSIEASGKAIADAGINADQIGAVVVSTVSHFSQTPAVATEIADKLGTQKAAAFDISAGCAGFGYGLTLAKGIIVEGSAEYVLVIGVERLSDLTDLEDRATAFLFGDGAGAVVVGPSEEPHIGPTVWGSEGDKAGTIKQTVPWDRFRIGDVSELPLDSKGEVKFPAITQEGQAVFRWAVFEMAKVAQQALDAAGITADDLDVFIPHQANERIIDSMVKTLKLPQHVTVARDVRTTGNTSAASIPLAMERLLATGEAKSGDTALVIGFGAGLVYAATVVTLP